In one Pseudomonas sp. SG20056 genomic region, the following are encoded:
- a CDS encoding AAA family ATPase produces MRLKSLSISHYKNLKNFDISFDGSSFIDVFVGKNGSGKSNLFEALLEIFRHLYEYGREKIEPKFDYFIEYEVNGIATEITWEAGRLTINGRERTTIGETLLPDNVLIYYSGHNDIVAGVVNDYEDAFRKRIKNAEFNESRRFIGIGPEYKALLLAVLLMQKSDNKAQQFICNKLGIATLGITKPGGRGLTQPVVRLELKRPVYAKGISYNIENNDESDRYWKPAGITKTFLDRLTKCISQEPSDMALAEGYFSSDDRYTLYFDIAKIQREFVDVSAQEFFRQLDNLKTLGMLADIAIPLQLNSGLDASIANFSDGQFQSVYIYSIVELFKDRNCLTLLDEPDSFLHPEWQFEFLKQVLEITDTAAKNSHLLMSSHSASTITTANENIINLFELDGDKVVVNKVNKADVIKSLSAGLISFSESEARLNIHHALKSTTGAVLFTEGITDEMILEIAWMKLYPTQKCSFVVQNAFDRIFLRNLFSREELEKNFPGRIMFALFDFDEAFDDWNGLKKECDLITDPYKGLSKQLKCKSHYALLLPVPDIEILKRQVLDPKGKPWGKGVDSHLSIELLFYKEDLLNQWFHKKSTSGGGEIIEFIGDKVFFAKNIVPTLDADCFEPFRPIFEFIQSKCEI; encoded by the coding sequence ATGCGCCTGAAGTCACTCTCGATCAGTCATTACAAAAATCTTAAGAATTTCGACATAAGCTTTGATGGTAGTAGTTTCATAGATGTATTTGTCGGAAAAAACGGCAGTGGAAAGTCAAACCTATTCGAAGCCCTGTTAGAAATATTCCGTCATCTCTACGAATACGGCAGGGAAAAAATAGAGCCTAAATTCGACTATTTCATAGAGTACGAAGTTAACGGAATAGCCACAGAGATTACTTGGGAAGCAGGTAGACTGACCATTAACGGCCGAGAACGCACAACCATCGGAGAAACACTGCTACCAGACAATGTATTGATCTACTATTCCGGTCATAACGACATCGTTGCTGGAGTAGTAAATGACTACGAAGACGCTTTCAGAAAGCGCATCAAAAACGCTGAATTTAATGAAAGTCGCCGTTTTATCGGTATAGGCCCTGAATACAAAGCTCTCCTGCTGGCGGTGCTGCTGATGCAGAAATCAGACAACAAAGCTCAGCAATTCATCTGCAACAAGCTCGGCATAGCCACACTCGGAATCACGAAACCCGGGGGGCGGGGACTTACTCAACCCGTAGTCAGACTTGAACTCAAGCGCCCCGTCTACGCGAAGGGCATCAGCTATAACATTGAAAACAATGATGAGAGTGACCGGTACTGGAAACCGGCAGGCATTACCAAAACGTTCCTTGATCGTTTAACTAAGTGCATCAGTCAAGAACCTAGCGATATGGCGTTAGCCGAAGGCTATTTCTCCTCGGACGATCGCTACACTCTATATTTCGACATTGCCAAGATTCAACGGGAATTTGTCGACGTTAGCGCTCAGGAATTTTTCCGCCAGCTCGACAATCTGAAAACACTTGGAATGCTGGCGGACATTGCAATACCACTCCAACTCAACAGCGGTCTGGATGCGAGCATCGCTAACTTCAGTGACGGTCAGTTTCAGTCGGTCTATATCTATTCCATCGTCGAATTGTTCAAAGACCGAAACTGCCTCACCTTATTAGATGAGCCTGATTCGTTTCTACATCCTGAATGGCAGTTCGAGTTTCTGAAGCAAGTTCTAGAAATCACTGATACTGCGGCTAAAAACAGCCATTTATTAATGAGCAGCCATAGTGCTTCGACTATCACGACCGCAAACGAGAATATTATAAATCTATTCGAGCTTGACGGCGACAAGGTAGTAGTCAACAAAGTAAACAAGGCAGATGTCATAAAGTCACTCTCCGCCGGTCTCATTTCCTTCTCTGAGAGCGAGGCTCGACTTAATATTCATCATGCTCTGAAAAGTACCACCGGCGCAGTCTTGTTTACAGAGGGCATAACTGATGAAATGATTCTGGAAATCGCATGGATGAAGCTGTACCCAACACAGAAGTGCAGCTTTGTAGTTCAGAATGCTTTCGACAGAATATTTCTGAGAAATTTATTTTCGCGCGAAGAGCTTGAAAAAAATTTCCCCGGCCGAATCATGTTCGCTCTTTTCGACTTTGATGAGGCTTTTGATGACTGGAATGGTCTCAAGAAGGAATGCGACCTAATTACTGACCCCTACAAAGGCTTGTCAAAGCAACTCAAGTGTAAATCTCATTATGCTTTGCTGTTACCAGTACCTGACATTGAGATACTGAAACGGCAAGTTCTCGACCCCAAAGGAAAACCGTGGGGCAAAGGTGTGGACTCCCACTTATCCATTGAGTTACTTTTTTACAAAGAAGACTTACTCAATCAATGGTTTCATAAGAAATCAACGTCAGGGGGCGGCGAGATAATTGAATTCATTGGTGACAAGGTATTTTTTGCCAAAAATATCGTACCTACATTGGATGCTGACTGCTTCGAACCATTCCGTCCGATTTTTGAGTTCATCCAGTCTAAATGTGAAATTTAG
- a CDS encoding endonuclease NucS domain-containing protein, with product MPIKTEVWSVGLTPALLQETILPSEQLLEDMIVSAPRLLSEEWMLIGRQESTGLGGRIDLLAIAPDASLVLIELKRDRTPRDVVAQALDYASWVEKLAAEDIAAIYKRYRQNADLAADFKAYFGLPLDEEALNQSHQIIIVASGLDASTERIVAYLSERDIAINVLCFQVFQQDAQQLISRSWLLDPVATQANASNTRSDGPSEPWNGEFYCSFGHSSTRSWLDAQALGFICGGGGTWYSNSLKMLAPGDRVWVNIPQQGYVGVGRVTGRATAAADFTVIHNGVDTPVLQAATRGTYHAEHRDDPTLCEYFVAVEWLQTVPVEQAIKEVGLFGNQNTVCRPTTPKWRWTIERLKARLPHFDKT from the coding sequence ATGCCAATCAAAACAGAAGTCTGGAGTGTTGGGCTAACGCCGGCACTATTACAGGAGACTATTCTGCCCAGCGAGCAGTTGCTGGAAGACATGATCGTCAGCGCGCCACGGCTATTGTCGGAAGAGTGGATGCTGATCGGCCGCCAGGAAAGCACCGGACTGGGTGGGCGGATCGATCTGCTGGCCATCGCCCCGGATGCCTCCCTGGTGCTGATCGAACTCAAGCGCGACCGCACCCCGCGTGATGTGGTGGCGCAGGCGCTGGACTATGCCTCGTGGGTGGAGAAACTGGCCGCCGAGGATATTGCTGCCATCTACAAACGCTACCGCCAGAACGCCGACTTGGCGGCTGACTTTAAGGCCTACTTCGGCCTACCGCTGGATGAAGAGGCGCTCAACCAGAGCCACCAGATCATCATCGTTGCGTCCGGGCTGGATGCCAGCACCGAGCGCATCGTCGCGTACCTCAGCGAGCGCGATATCGCCATCAACGTGCTGTGCTTTCAGGTGTTCCAGCAGGACGCGCAACAGCTGATCAGCCGCTCCTGGCTGCTCGACCCGGTGGCAACCCAGGCCAATGCCAGCAACACCCGCAGCGACGGCCCGAGTGAGCCGTGGAATGGTGAGTTCTATTGCTCGTTTGGCCACAGTTCGACGCGCTCCTGGCTGGATGCGCAAGCCTTGGGTTTTATCTGCGGCGGTGGCGGCACCTGGTACAGCAACAGCCTGAAGATGCTCGCCCCCGGCGACCGGGTGTGGGTCAACATTCCGCAGCAAGGCTACGTCGGCGTCGGCCGCGTCACCGGGCGGGCCACGGCGGCGGCAGACTTCACCGTGATCCACAACGGCGTCGATACTCCGGTGCTGCAAGCCGCCACACGCGGCACCTACCACGCCGAACACCGCGACGACCCAACGCTGTGCGAATACTTCGTGGCGGTGGAGTGGCTGCAAACCGTGCCGGTTGAACAAGCCATCAAAGAAGTCGGTCTGTTCGGCAACCAAAACACCGTCTGCCGCCCCACTACGCCCAAGTGGCGCTGGACAATTGAACGGCTGAAAGCGCGCTTGCCGCACTTCGATAAAACCTAA
- a CDS encoding MBL fold metallo-hydrolase, with translation MLKIKFVGAIEGVSGSCTWLHHTDSDTQFLVDCGMHQGDEREEWANSQAFPFQAARLKYVLLTHAHIDHCGLLPRLVREGFTGLVYATRATRELTELMLLDAARVSGMFSEHEVKQIRWSVLDDDLGFKWGRSIRLAEGIWMAYLRSSHILGACLISIGWKVDSSNRSICFSGDVGCQTDENAYLPLMKSGQHPFADTDYIVVESTYGGRVRAQEHQDYELRLARLAEVISHTLFVKGGKVLMPAFSLHRTQELLMDVLHWMKVSLPASKHALGHGRNDRPVTANVHAPLGHAVTQVYAKHLCSTSPNGKFKYLNAELCESLAMHADEIQAMLQRLAEHGRFKACDGGYLSMTKPKQPSNSEADIVIASAGMCDNGPVVKYLERWGDDSRNTVIITGYQSAGSKGAELMQRATAFPAPINSLSPDQAEVIDMSPYYSAHADQQMLLDFLFRTDGFGCNKPATLLINHGNPASKYELRKAVQMRSDSRKENDRQIKEVRIADARWLNLDTGEEIEYSHTEQALLSELEALRRQIELLTDS, from the coding sequence ATGTTGAAAATCAAATTTGTTGGCGCAATCGAAGGTGTCAGTGGCTCGTGCACGTGGCTGCATCACACCGACTCTGACACGCAGTTTCTGGTGGATTGCGGTATGCACCAAGGCGATGAGCGCGAGGAATGGGCTAATAGCCAAGCGTTTCCCTTCCAGGCTGCGCGCCTCAAATATGTACTGCTCACGCATGCACACATCGATCACTGTGGCCTGCTGCCCCGGCTAGTACGTGAAGGGTTTACCGGTTTGGTTTACGCCACCCGTGCAACCCGTGAACTTACCGAACTGATGCTGCTGGACGCAGCACGGGTGAGCGGCATGTTTTCTGAACACGAGGTAAAGCAGATTCGTTGGAGCGTTCTGGATGACGACCTCGGTTTCAAGTGGGGTCGCAGCATCCGCTTGGCCGAAGGGATCTGGATGGCCTACCTGCGCAGCAGCCACATCCTGGGTGCCTGTTTGATCAGTATTGGCTGGAAGGTGGATAGCAGTAATCGCTCAATCTGCTTCAGCGGTGACGTGGGTTGCCAGACGGATGAGAACGCCTATCTACCGCTGATGAAAAGCGGCCAACATCCGTTTGCCGATACGGACTACATCGTTGTTGAGTCCACTTACGGCGGCCGTGTGCGGGCACAAGAGCATCAGGATTATGAGCTGCGCTTGGCTCGATTGGCTGAGGTGATCTCCCACACCTTGTTCGTTAAGGGCGGTAAGGTTTTGATGCCGGCCTTCTCGCTGCACCGTACTCAGGAGTTACTGATGGACGTCCTGCACTGGATGAAAGTTAGCCTGCCAGCCAGCAAACACGCACTGGGGCATGGCCGCAATGATCGACCAGTAACTGCCAATGTTCATGCGCCGCTGGGCCATGCGGTGACTCAGGTGTATGCAAAACACCTGTGCAGCACGTCACCTAACGGCAAGTTCAAATACCTGAATGCTGAACTGTGTGAGTCGCTGGCTATGCACGCCGATGAGATTCAAGCCATGTTGCAGCGCCTGGCCGAGCACGGCCGCTTCAAAGCATGCGACGGTGGCTATCTGAGCATGACAAAGCCCAAGCAGCCCTCCAACAGTGAGGCCGATATCGTCATCGCCAGCGCCGGCATGTGCGACAACGGCCCAGTGGTTAAATACCTAGAGCGCTGGGGTGACGATTCACGCAACACTGTGATTATTACGGGCTACCAGTCTGCTGGCAGCAAAGGTGCCGAGCTGATGCAGCGTGCTACAGCATTCCCAGCCCCAATAAATAGCCTGTCACCTGACCAAGCAGAGGTGATTGATATGTCGCCGTATTACTCAGCCCATGCCGATCAACAGATGCTGCTGGATTTCCTGTTCCGTACCGATGGCTTTGGCTGCAACAAGCCTGCGACGCTACTCATCAACCACGGCAACCCGGCAAGCAAGTACGAACTACGCAAAGCCGTGCAGATGCGCTCGGACAGCCGAAAGGAAAATGATCGCCAAATCAAAGAAGTGAGAATCGCTGATGCCCGCTGGCTGAACTTGGATACTGGCGAAGAGATTGAGTACAGCCACACAGAGCAGGCACTGCTTAGTGAACTTGAGGCTTTGCGGCGGCAGATTGAGCTACTAACGGATAGCTAA
- a CDS encoding AraC family transcriptional regulator, whose amino-acid sequence MKPSLNFSAELVPVAYAAALLDLVEELGVPRAQLFAEARVRPEVLGNPQGRLSFIDFTQLTSSALRLCDEPALGLLLGQRLNVSTHGILGYAVLSSANLGKAMQFALKYYRVLGLTYELEMVELGARIELRASETMPLGPLSRFAAEGLLTSLYTIARFLVGERLQDVEVGFAHAAPHYAERYERLFGVPVAFEQPYHRLSMPISYLDRPMALANPATVQMCEQQCEALLASLDVQDGLLTRVRRLLLARPGDFPDLASAAEALHTSGRSLRRHLSSMGTSYQQVLDEVRKSLALQYLTTTHLPLYEIAYLLGFSDPSNFRRAFKKWTGKLPSDYRAEE is encoded by the coding sequence ATGAAGCCATCACTGAATTTCTCTGCAGAACTGGTTCCTGTTGCCTACGCCGCTGCCTTGCTCGACCTGGTCGAGGAGCTGGGCGTACCGCGCGCGCAGCTATTTGCCGAGGCGCGGGTGCGCCCCGAAGTGCTGGGCAATCCGCAGGGGCGGTTGTCCTTTATTGATTTCACCCAGCTCACTAGCAGCGCATTGCGCTTGTGTGACGAGCCGGCGCTGGGCTTGCTGCTCGGGCAACGGCTGAATGTTTCGACCCACGGCATCCTCGGTTATGCGGTGCTGTCCAGCGCCAACCTGGGCAAGGCCATGCAGTTCGCCCTCAAGTATTACCGCGTACTGGGCCTGACCTACGAACTGGAAATGGTCGAGCTGGGCGCGCGGATCGAACTGCGCGCCAGCGAAACCATGCCGCTGGGCCCACTCAGTCGTTTTGCCGCAGAAGGTTTGCTGACCAGCCTCTACACCATTGCGCGGTTTCTGGTGGGCGAGCGCTTGCAGGATGTAGAGGTGGGCTTTGCCCATGCCGCGCCGCATTATGCCGAGCGCTACGAGCGCCTGTTTGGCGTACCGGTGGCGTTTGAGCAGCCTTACCACCGCCTGAGCATGCCAATCAGCTATCTGGACCGACCCATGGCCTTGGCCAACCCGGCCACGGTGCAGATGTGCGAGCAGCAATGCGAAGCCCTGCTGGCCAGCCTGGATGTACAAGACGGGCTGCTGACCCGTGTGCGTCGCTTACTGCTGGCGCGGCCCGGTGATTTTCCCGACCTTGCCAGCGCCGCCGAAGCCCTGCACACCAGTGGCCGCAGCCTGCGCCGACACCTGTCCAGCATGGGCACCAGCTACCAGCAGGTACTCGATGAAGTACGCAAGAGCCTAGCCCTGCAATACCTCACCACCACCCACCTGCCGCTCTACGAAATCGCCTACCTGCTGGGCTTCAGCGACCCGTCGAATTTTCGCCGTGCGTTCAAGAAATGGACGGGTAAACTGCCCAGCGATTACCGCGCTGAGGAATAG